From Caretta caretta isolate rCarCar2 chromosome 16, rCarCar1.hap1, whole genome shotgun sequence, the proteins below share one genomic window:
- the AMBP gene encoding protein AMBP: protein MKFQGVFFLLFLSNLPTARGSPTGSQAQDIQVQENFDPERIYGKWYDIATGTTCTWMKQYKDKFNMGTLVLGPGLTSNRISTNSTRLRQGVCTQVSGECQKTNVPGKYTYYNPSWDVTIDFYVVHTNYEEYAVILMQKKSSFGLTITAKLYGRSPELREGLIVDFRQFAQEMGIPEDSIFIMINKGECVPSETQPEPKRSRRAVLPEQEGSAAGPLLPLSSKKEDFCLLNKDVGPCMGMKVRFFYNSSSMACEIFHYGGCLGNGNNFPSEKECLQTCRTEAACRLPIVPGPCQQPVMLWAFDASQGKCTTFNYGGCQGNGNKFYTEKECKEYCGVPADGEEEFLGLSN, encoded by the exons ATGAAGTTCCAGGGGgtcttcttccttctctttctttccaaTCTGCCCACAGCCAGAGGGAGCCCGACTGGGAGCCAAGCCCAGGATATCCAAGTGCAGGAGAATTTCGACCCTGAACGG ATCTACGGGAAATGGTACGACATTGCCACGGGCACAACGTGCACCTGGATGAAGCAATACAAGGATAAATTCAACATGGGCACGCTGGTACTGGGACCAGGGCTGACCAGTAATCGGATCAGCACCAACAGCACCAGACTCAG gCAAGGTGTCTGCACACAGGTTTCCGGAGAGTGCCAAAAAACCAACGTACCTGGAAAATACACCTACTATAACCCCA GCTGGGACGTGACCATCGACTTCTACGTGGTGCACACCAACTATGAGGAATACGCCGTCATTCTAATGCAGAAGAAAAGTAGCTTCGGACTGACCATTACAGCCAAACTCTATGGCAG GAGCCCGGAGCTGCGAGAAGGCCTTATTGTGGATTTCAGGCAGTTTGCTCAGGAGATGGGGATTCCTGAGGACTCCATCTTCATCATGATTAACAAAG GTGAATGTGTTCCCAGTGAGACCCAACCTGAACCCAAG AGGTCTCGGAGAGCTGTCCTGCCTGAGCAAGAGGGCTCAGctgcaggtcccctgctaccacTCAGCAGCAAAAAGGAAG ATTTCTGCCTGCTGAATAAAGATGTGGGCCCCTGCATGGGGATGAAAGTTCGGTTCTTCTACAACTCCTCTTCTATGGCCTGTGAGATCTTCCACTATGGCGGCTGTCTTGGGAATGGGAACAACTTCCCTTCGGAAAAGGAGTGTCTTCAGACCTGCAGAACCGAGG CGGCCTGCAGGTTACCCATCGTTCCAGGGCCCTGTCAGCAACCAGTGATGCTCTGGGCCTTTGACGCAAGCCAGGGCAAGTGCACTACCTTCAACTATGGAGGCTGCCAGGGCAACGGGAACAAGTTCTACACGGAGAAGGAGTGCAAGGAGTACTGCGGGGTCCCAGCAGACG GAGAGGAGGAATTTCTGGGTTTGTCCAACTGA